Proteins from one Cicer arietinum cultivar CDC Frontier isolate Library 1 chromosome 3, Cicar.CDCFrontier_v2.0, whole genome shotgun sequence genomic window:
- the LOC140919756 gene encoding uncharacterized mitochondrial protein AtMg00820-like — protein sequence MAVSRDLCEDELEDDPPIRSTRLLSDIYQRCSVAICEPACCEEALKDPKWKNAMEEKMLVIQKNKTWKLVDKLENRKIIGVEWVFRTKLNADCSINKYKAKPIVKGYAQIFGVDYSVTSAPVSRLDTIRLVLAVIAEKGRKVFQ from the exons ATGGCCGTCTCTAGAGAT TTGTGTGAGGATGAATTAGAAGATGATCCTCCCATTAGAAGCACAAGGCTGTTGTCAGACATCTACCAAAGGTGCAGTGTAGCAATATGCGAACCTGCTTGCTGTGAGGAAGCACTGAAAGATCCAAAATGGAAAAATGCAATGGAGGAGAAGATGTTAGTgattcaaaaaaacaaaacatggaaaCTAGTTGACAAActtgaaaatagaaaaatcatTGGAGTTGAATGGGTTTTCAGAACAAAGCTTAATGCAGATTGCTCAATCAATAAATACAAGGCGAAACCTATAGTTAAAGGGTATGCACAAATTTTTGGTGTTGATTATTCTGTCACTTCTGCACCTGTCTCAAGATTAGATACAATTAGATTGGTGTTAGCAGTTATTGCCGAAAAGGGCCGGAAAGTATTCCAGTAA